Below is a genomic region from Magnetococcales bacterium.
TTCGTATCGAGGCGGACAAGTGCATCACCTGCGGTTCTTGTGTGCGGATCTGTTCCGAGGTCAGACAGATCCACGCCTTGAGTTTCATTAATCGGGGATTTGTCACCCGCATCGGACCCAATTTTGGTGATTCCCTGCAAGAGACCGGATGCGACGCCTGCGGCATGTGTATCGATGTGTGTCCCACGGGGACGCTTTCCGCCAATACCGGCAAAGAGGCTGGACCCTGGATCTGGGAGACGATGCAGACCACCTGTACCAATTGCAGCCGTGGCTGCGGTCTGGCGGTGCATGTGGCGGAAGGTCGTGTGGTCAAGGTGGGTTCCATCGATGGTGATCCGGTCAACGGGGCGATCATCTGCGCGGAGGGTCGGTTCAGACATCGTTTGCTGCCGGGTCGGATGGGGGAGGATGATCTCAATACCCTGACCTCTGCCCAGGCTTTGTTGTCTGGCAGTGGCAAGGTCGCGGTGGTGGTTTCCGCCAAACTGACGGTCGAGGAGAGTTATGCCGCGGCCCGGTTGGCGCGTCGATTGGGGGCTGGTTTTTATTACGGCTCGGGTCTGGTCATTCAAGATGCCGAAAAACCCCATGGCAAGATTCGCGGCGAGGCCAATGTCGCCCTGTTGACCCGTCTGGGTGCCAAACCCTGGCAGGACTCCACACCGGTCGATTGTCTGCTGCTGGTGAATGTCTGGGTGGACACTTCCCATCTGAACGGTGCCAAGGTCATTGCCATGTCCGTTGGTTCGTGTGGTCCATACATCCATGCGGAACTCAATCTGACCATGGCCGATCCGTTGATGACCGAAGGAGCCTTCCTGAACCGGGATGGCGCGTTGACCCTGTTGCAAAATTGTCTGCCCGCCGCAAAAGATCGGGCTGGCTATTGGGTCTTGTCGGCACTGGCCAACGAACCCGGATTGGCGGATTTGCAGACCTTGAGGCGGGAACTGGTCCAGGAAGTGCCGGAATTGGCCGCCTTGCTGAACAGCCGCGGCGAACGGGTCGCACCCACCGGATTGTCACCGCAACGGGTTGCGGTTGCCGATGATTGTCGGGAGATGGCTTTTTGGCTTGCAACCAAGACCTGGGCCTCTTCTGCTCCTCAATAATTCAGACCATGGGAAGGATTCGACATGCATAGTTTCGAAGAGGTCATCAACTTCGCCATACAGCATGAAGAAGAGGAAGCGGCCTTTTATCGGGAAATGGCGACCCGTTCCAAAACCAGGGATCAAAAGGAGATCATGCTGGAGTACGCCTTGCAGGAGGAGGATCACAAACGTCGCCTGCAAGGGATCATGGAAAATGACTGTTTCAAGGCTGGTAAACGTCGTTGTCCCGATCCCGACTTGAAATTGTCGGACTATCTGGTGGTGGACGACCGACCCAACAGCATGTTGGGTTATCAGGATGCGCTGTTGCTGGCCGCCAAACGGGAGAAGAAGGCCCGACAGTTGTACCTGGATCTGGCGGGTCGGGCCACCAATCCGAACATTCAAGCGGTACTGATGTTCCTGGCGGAACAGGAAGGAAAACACGCCAGTTCCTTGGAACAAAAGTATGACGATACGCTGCAATAATCGCTTTCGCTTCTGATTGATCTTTCCGGGTTGCGATCCAATCGGTCCATCTGCGACCCAATACCTTTACATTCATATGGATAAGCGTTCGGGGGAAGTCATTTTCCCCGAACGCTTGCTGTCGCCTTGTTTTTGTCGGTCTAACTTCATGAGGAGGGATTCTATGCAAATCGGTATTCCAAGAGAGGTTTATCCAGGGGAGCGGCGGGTGGCGGCCAGCCCGGATTCCGTCAAGCAGTTCATCAAGCTCGGTTT
It encodes:
- a CDS encoding ferritin family protein, translated to MHSFEEVINFAIQHEEEEAAFYREMATRSKTRDQKEIMLEYALQEEDHKRRLQGIMENDCFKAGKRRCPDPDLKLSDYLVVDDRPNSMLGYQDALLLAAKREKKARQLYLDLAGRATNPNIQAVLMFLAEQEGKHASSLEQKYDDTLQ